A DNA window from Hordeum vulgare subsp. vulgare chromosome 1H, MorexV3_pseudomolecules_assembly, whole genome shotgun sequence contains the following coding sequences:
- the LOC123435817 gene encoding histone H2B.1-like: MPPKAEKKPAAKKPAEEEPATEKAEKVPAGKKPKAEKRLPAGKTASKEGGGEKKGKKKGKKSVETYKIYIFKVLKQVHPDIGISSKAMSIMNSFINDIFEKLAGEAAKLARYNKKPTITSREIQTSVRLVLPGELAKHAVSEGTKAVTKFTSS, from the coding sequence ATGCCCCCCAAGGCGGAGAAGAAGCCGGCGGCGAAGAagcccgcggaggaggagcccgccACTGAGAAGGCCGAGAAGGTCCCCGCCGGGAAGAAGCCCAAGGCCGAGAAGCGGCTGCCGGCGGGCAAGACCGCCTccaaggagggcggcggcgagaagaagggcaagaagaagggcaagaagagcGTGGAGACCTACAAGATCTACATCTTCAAGGTGCTCAAGCAGGTCCACCCCGACATCGGCATCTCCTCCAAGGCCATGTccatcatgaactccttcatcaacgacatcttcgaGAAGCTCGCCGGGGAGGCTGCCAAGCTCGCCCGCTACAACAAGAAGCCCACCATCACCTCCCGGGAGATCCAGACCTCCGTCCGCCTCGTCCTCCCTGGGGAGCTCGCCAAGCACGCCGTCTCCGAGGGCACCAAGGCAGTCACAAAGTTCACCTCCTCTTAG
- the LOC123435785 gene encoding cell division control protein 48 homolog E-like, with translation MAIHGEPSSSDPSGKKDYSTAILERKKSPNRLVVDEATRDDNSAVALHPDTIDRLQLFTGDTLLLKGKKRKDTVCIALPDDTCEHTKIRMNKVVRKNLRVRLGDVVSIHQCPDVKYGKRVHVLPIDDTVEGIDGNLFEAFLRPYFLEAYRPVRKGDLFLVRGGMTSVEFKVIETDPAEYCIVAPDTEIFCDGEPVRREDEEKLDDVGYDDVGGVRKQMAQIRELVELPLRHPQLFKSIGVKPPKGILLYGPPGTGKTLIARAVANETGAFFFLINGPEIMSKLAGESESNLRKAFEEAEKNAPAIIFIDEIDSIAPKRDKTNGEVERRIVSQLLTLMDGLKSRAHVIVMGATNRPNSIDPALRRFGRFDREIDIGVPDEVGRLEVLRIHTKNMKLAEDVELEHVSRDTHGYVGADLAALCTEAALQCIREKMDVIDLEDDTIDAEILNSMAVTNDHFKIALGTSNPSALRETVVEVPNVSWEDIGGLETVKKELQETVQYPVEHPEKFEKFGMSPSKGVLFYGPPGCGKTLLAKAIANECQANFISIKGPELLTMWFGESEANVREIFDKARGSAPCVLFFDELDSIATQRGNSVGDAGGAADRVLNQLLTEMDGMNAKKTVFIIGATNRPDIIDPALLRPGRLDQLIYIPLPDVESRLQIFRACLRKSPVAKDVDLNALAKYTQGFSGADITEICQRACKYAIRENIEKDMEKERRRKENPEAMEEDEMDEIAEIKASHFEESMRYARRSVSDADIRKYQAFAQTLQQSRGFGSQFRFPDQPVAGATTATDPFASAAVAAEDDDLYS, from the coding sequence ATGGCGATCCACGGCGAGCCCTCTTCCTCCGATCCGAGCGGGAAGAAGGACTACTCCACGGCGATTCTTGAGAGGAAGAAGTCACCGAACCGGCTGGTGGTCGACGAGGCCACCCGCGACGATAACTCCGCCGTCGCTCTACACCCGGACACCATAGACAGGCTGCAGCTCTTCACCGGCGACACGCTCCTGCTCAAGGGCAAGAAGCGGAAAGACACGGTCTGCATTGCGCTACCCGACGACACGTGCGAGCATACCAAGATCCGGATGAACAAGGTCGTCAGGAAGAACCTGAGGGTGCGGCTCGGCGACGTCGTCTCTATTCATCAGTGCCCAGACGTCAAATACGGGAAGCGCGTGCACGTACTTCCCATCGACGACACGGTGGAAGGGATCGACGGAAACCTGTTCGAAGCCTTCCTGAGACCATACTTCCTCGAAGCCTATCGACCCGTCAGAAAAGGAGACCTTTTCCTTGTGAGAGGCGGGATGACAAGTGTGGAGTTCAAAGTCATAGAGACTGACCCTGCAGAGTATTGCATCGTCGCGCCTGATACAGAGATATTCTGCGACGGCGAACCGGTCAGgagggaggatgaggagaagctgGACGATGTCGGCTACGACGATGTCGGTGGGGTCAGGAAACAGATGGCCCAGATCAGAGAGCTGGTTGAGCTCCCACTGCGCCATCCCCAGCTGTTCAAGTCCATTGGTGTGAAGCCTCCCAAGGGCATCTTGCTGTATGGGCCACCTGGGACTGGCAAGACCCTCATTGCTAGAGCTGTGGCCAATGAAACAGGTGCCTTCTTTTTCCTGATTAATGGCCCAGAGATTATGTCAAAGCTGGCCGGAGAAAGTGAGAGCAATCTCAGAAAGGCGTTTGAAGAGGCAGAGAAGAACGCGCCGGCCATCATCTTCATCGATGAGATTGATTCCATAGCCCCAAAGAGAGACAAGACCAACGGAGAGGTCGAAAGGCGTATTGTTTCGCAGCTGCTCACTCTTATGGACGGGCTTAAATCACGTGCCCATGTTATTGTTATGGGTGCTACCAACCGCCCGAATAGCATCGACCCTGCTCTCAGAAGATTTGGTAGGTTTGACCGGGAGATCGACATTGGGGTCCCTGATGAAGTTGGACGGCTTGAGGTTCTCCGAATTCACACTAAAAACATGAAGCTAGCTGAAGATGTTGAGCTGGAGCATGTTTCGAGGGACACTCATGGGTATGTCGGCGCTGATCTTGCTGCCCTTTGTACCGAGGCTGCTCTCCAGTGCATCCGTGAGAAGATGGACGTTATAGACCTCGAGGATGACACCATTGATGCAGAGATACTGAATTCCATGGCTGTCACGAACGACCATTTCAAGATTGCGCTAGGGACAAGCAACCCATCTGCTCTTCGTGAGACCGTTGTCGAAGTTCCAAATGTCTCTTGGGAGGATATTGGTGGCCTGGAGACCGTCAAAAAGGAGCTGCAGGAGACCGTCCAGTATCCGGTGGAGCATCCCGAGAAATTTGAGAAGTTTGGTATGTCTCCCTCCAAAGGTGTTCTGTTCTATGGACCTCCGGGCTGTGGTAAGACCTTGTTGGCCAAGGCAATTGCTAACGAGTGCCAGGCTAACTTTATCAGCATCAAAGGGCCAGAGTTGCTTACCATGTGGTTTGGTGAGAGTGAGGCCAATGTGCGTGAGATTTTCGACAAGGCTAGGGGGTCAGCGCCATGCGTCCTCTTCTTTGACGAGCTTGACTCAATTGCCACTCAGAGAGGAAACAGTGTTGGCGATGCCGGAGGTGCCGCCGATAGGGTGCTGAATCAGCTTCTTACCGAGATGGACGGGATGAATGCCAAGAAAACCGTGTTCATCATCGGCGCTACCAACAGGCCAGACATCATAGACCCTGCCTTGCTCAGGCCTGGGCGCCTTGATCAGCTTATCTACATTCCTCTACCTGATGTTGAATCCAGGCTCCAGATCTTCAGAGCCTGCCTCAGGAAGTCTCCTGTGGCCAAAGATGTTGATTTGAATGCTCTCGCCAAATACACACAGGGGTTCAGCGGTGCAGATATCACTGAAATCTGCCAGCGTGCATGCAAATATGCCATCAGAGAGAACATTGAAAAGGACATGGAAAAGGAGAGGCGACGCAAGGAAAACCCTGAAGCCATGGAGGAAGACGAAATGGATGAAATCGCTGAGATCAAGGCTTCTCACTTCGAGGAGAGCATGAGGTATGCACGCCGGAGTGTGAGTGATGCCGATATTCGCAAATACCAGGCCTTTGCTCAGACGCTGCAGCAATCACGTGGTTTCGGCAGTCAGTTCCGTTTCCCTGACCAGCCGGTGGCAGGTGCTACCACTGCGACCGATCCTTTTGCATCCGCTGCGGTGGCAGCTGAAGACGATGATTTGTACAGTTAA